The following are encoded together in the Strongyloides ratti genome assembly S_ratti_ED321, chromosome : 2 genome:
- a CDS encoding Asator — MTDAQPIEPLNVKPGDTIRDIYIVNKKIGEGACGTVFLVSHIKDSNVKGAMKCEPFMKSKDDEILKLELFVLKQMQKSKHACTLMCSGKTNNYSFIIMSLLGMELGDLRRILPEKKMSLNTALRVGIQCCQAIQDMHSIGFIHRDIKPANFAVGATNKDTVYVFDFGLARQIIYFEKNANEKLRQPRKKVTFRGTVRYCSVNVHQYKEQGRHDDLCGLLFMLIEFLTNTLPWKGLTKRESGHLKEIVPEKRLLHGCPKSFHELYVLFKKYTYFDKPDYNLIRANFLRDLKEIKGNVTDPWDWDKLQKKEIKNKVVKAKDEIADAEEKEEQDKIGDIDESVESKESNSEDVQAVLCDKEDTLDNVQEIGTVDSKPTAKPSNDARMKTKTKSGGEGKKA; from the coding sequence ATGACTGATGCACAACCAATTGAACCATTAAATGTTAAACCTGGAGATACAATACGCGATATctatattgtaaataaaaaaattggagAAGGTGCATGTGGTACTGTATTTCTTGTTTCTCATATAAAAGATTCTAACGTTAAAGGAGCTATGAAATGTGAACCATTTATGAAGTCAAAAGATGATGAAATATTGAAATTGGAATTGTTTGTTCTAAAACAAATGCAAAAATCAAAACATGCATGTACATTAATGTGTTCAGGAAAAACAAATAACTAcagttttattataatgtcATTGTTAGGAATGGAACTTGGTGATTTAAGAAGAATATTacctgaaaaaaaaatgtcattaAACACAGCATTAAGAGTTGGTATTCAATGTTGTCAGGCAATACAAGATATGCATTCTATAGGATTCATTCATCGTGATATAAAACCGGCAAATTTTGCTGTTGGAGCTACAAACAAAGATACAGTATATGTGTTTGACTTTGGTTTAGCTagacaaataatttattttgaaaaaaatgcCAATGAGAAATTAAGACAACCAAGAAAAAAGGTTACATTTAGAGGAACAGTTCGATATTGTTCTGTAAATGTTCATCAATATAAAGAACAAGGAAGACATGATGATTTATGTGgacttttatttatgttaattgaatttttaacaaatacaCTTCCATGGAAAGGTTTAACTAAACGTGAATCTGGTCATCTTAAAGAGATTGTTCCTGAAAAAAGACTTCTTCATGGATGCCCAAAGTCTTTTCATGAACTTTAtgttctttttaaaaaatatacatattttgataaaccagattataatttaattagaGCAAATTTTCTTAGagatttaaaagaaatcAAAGGAAACGTTACAGATCCATGGGATTGGGATAAGTTacagaaaaaagaaataaaaaataaggtAGTTAAAGCAAAAGATGAAATTGCTGATGCtgaagaaaaagaagaacAAGATAAAATTGGTGATATAGATGAATCTGTGGAAAGTAAAGAAAGTAATAGTGAAGATGTTCAAGCTGTACTTTGTGATAAAGAAGATACATTAGATAATGTACAAGAAATTGGAACAGTAGATTCAAAACCAACTGCAAAACCATCCAATGATGCAAGAATGAAAACTAAAACAAAAAGTGGAGGAGAAGGAAAGAAAGCgtga
- a CDS encoding Jak pathway signal transduction adaptor molecule, with amino-acid sequence MVTNKSYKDIKTTVLKLILYFIIFCNIVSNKKVMFLFGETVSQYDEDVQMITSEEAKVEHWGLMMDLCDRINEEVKDPKQVKSLLTSVKKRLNHREQKVIILAVALLDALWNNCPILRKEIADKKFVEQIKYLCTGSDFTVGEKMRIALALYNELKEEGFSFENETEIAKKKAMEQKFSDNPDYVTSPEEEEALMKAIALSLEDAENKGKKTKIKENSFYPSMPNNENNRDISNLTPTPVTSKSSDILANEKKVRVLYDFEASEDNELTIFMNDIVTVTDDSDANWWMGYSSRGKGLFPASFVTTELVEEKEEIHNISSISKAPVLDMELLEKCIALFEDLDPADSSTDPPELEEYEAQAAAMAPLVDEKIVEIDSQLMQLAELNAAIRSALATYDEVVHKQSQTNYGLQNGGYNNTWNQQIMNGISPQVPYQGPLQQQMPYSQQHVQQYQNNTPQFPPTPMQSNDGQMLNYSHQQFPQQIQQHNPIGNQQQIHYQNPGQQQYQHYNPNQNYQS; translated from the exons ATggt aacaaataaaagttataaagaT ATTAAAACTacagttttaaaattaatactttattttataatcttttgtAACATCGTTTCTAATAAAAAG gtaatgtttttatttggAGAAACTGTTTCTCAATATGATGAGGATGTTCAGATGATTACTTCAGAAGAAGCAAAAGTAGAACATTGGGGATTAATGATGGATTTATGTGATAGAATAAATGAAGAAGTTAAGGATCCAAAACaagtaaaaagtttattaacaTCAGTTAAAAAACGCCTTAATCATAGGGaacaaaaagttattattttagcAGTTGCATTACTTGATGCATTATGGAATAATTGTCCTATTTTAAGGAAAGAAATTGCAGACAAGAAATTTGTCGAACAAATTAAATACCTTTGTACAGGAAGTGATTTTACTGTAGGAGAAAAAATGCGTATTGCACTGG CATTatataatgaattaaaagaaGAAGGTTTTTCATTTGAAAACGAAACTGAAATAGCTAAGAAAAAGGCTATGGAACAAAAATTTAGTGATAACCCTGATTATGTAACTTCACCAGAAGAAGAAGAAGCTTTAATGAAAGCTATTGCTTTATCATTAGAAGATGCTGAAAACAAAggaaaaaaaacaaaaattaaagaaaattcaTTTTATCCTAGTATGcctaataatgaaaataatagaGATATAAGTAATTTAACTCCTACACCTGTAACATCAAAATCAAGTGATATTTTAGCAAACGAAAAAAAAGTACGTGTTTTGTATGATTTTGAAGCTAGTGAAGACAATgaattaacaatatttatgaATGATATTGTTACTGTTACAGATGATTCTGATGCAAATTGGTGGATGGGATATTCTTCTCGTGGTAAAGGTTTATTTCCAGCAAGTTTTGTTACAACAGAACTTGTtgaagaaaaagaagaaattcaTAATATTAGTAGTATATCAAAAGCTCCAGTTCTTGATATGGAATTACTTGAAAAATGTATTGCATTATTTGAAGATTTAGATCCTGCTGATAGTTCAACTGATCCTCCAGAATTAGAAGAGTATGAAGCACAAGCTGCTGCCATGGCACCACTAGTTGATGAGAAAATAGTTGAAATAGATTCTCAATTAATGCAATTAGCTGAACTAAATGCTGCAATTCGAAGTGCACTAGCTACTTATGATGAAGTTGTACATAAACAATCACAAACTAACTATGGATTGCAAAATGGTGGTTATAATAACACCTGGAATCAACAAATTATGAATGGAATATCACCACAAGTTCCATATCAAGGACCTTTACAACAACAAATGCCATATTCACAACAGCATGTACAACAGTATCAAAATAATACTCCTCAATTTCCTCCTACACCAATGCAGTCAAATGACGGtcaaatgttaaattattcCCATCAACAATTTCCCCAACAAATTCAACAGCATAATCCAATTGGTAATCAACAACAAATACACTATCAAAATCCTGGACAACAACAATATCAACATTACAATCCAAACCAAAATTACCAGTCATAG
- a CDS encoding Phospholipid hydroperoxide glutathione peroxidase, mitochondrial gives MLASASISRLIASSIVSYNLLFRNTFCKMANDHTIYQFTVEDADGKLVSLEKYRGKVVIIVNVASQCGLTDSNYKQLKEMLDKYQSRGFAVAAFPCNQFGKQEPGCPIDIKGEMKEKFGIEPDFYGKIDVNGSNAAPLYQFLKKEKGGTLIDAIKWNFTKFLIDREGKVVQRYGPTTEPKTFIKDVEALL, from the exons ATGTTAGCTTCCGCCTCTATATCACGTTTAATTGCCAGTTCTATTGTATCGTATAACTTGTTGTTTAGAAATACATTTTGTAAAATGGCCAACGACCATACTATCTATCAATTTACTGTTGAAGATGCTGATGGAAAGCTAGTTTCTTTAGAAAAATACCG tgGTAAGGTTGTTATCATCGTTAATGTTGCTTCACAATGTGGCTTAACTGATAGtaattataaacaattaaagGAAATGCTTGATAAATATCAAAGCAGAGGATTTGCTGTTGCTGCATTCCCATGTAATCAATTTGGTAAACAAGAACCAGGATGTCCAATTGATATTAAAGGAgaaatgaaagaaaaatttgGAATTGAACCAGATTTTTATGGTAAAATCGATGTCAATGGTAGCAATGCAGCCCCACTTtaccaatttttaaaaaaagaaaaaggtGGTACATTGATTGATGCAATCAAATGGAATTTCACCAAGTTCTTAATAGACAGAGAAGGAAAAGTTGTTCAAAGATATGGTCCAACAACTGAAcctaaaacttttattaaagatGTTGAAGCTCTTTTGTAA
- a CDS encoding tRNA (guanine(10)-N2)-methyltransferase homolog, which translates to MPKFLFLFSQVHSDFRGPEFKAVCDLFNISFDESLINKNEHIYELNFDSLSDVEKILSRTMLVKYAIELFSSADNYDELHKKTKKNLEVFEKYNSENQTFSIRVRPIGKKRDQSYINDVIDTFFEYLPLQNCKIDLVNAVNCFTVIENYNTNIKDYQINMIYFGRFINFGQGQLKTKYNLKDRPYIGNTTMDPELSFIQANLVLGQKGFLAIDPFVGTGGLILPLAEFGCLVTGTEINYQIARSIGKSSRVGEGILTEKNTHRANFEYYGTFDKFLYHCHADASHHNLWRLQKNGDGIFDIIVADPPYGLREKGRKIGKKDRKEHWTLPGQVHMEHFPEKTKYDIKTMYLDILNMAARNLVVNGRLAFWFPVFPAEYTIDVIPNHPCMKLIFNCEQPLGIKYSRRLLVYEKIKNVIKDEAAFVIRDMFESETVRERIFVGNS; encoded by the exons atgcctaaatttttgtttcttttCTCTCAAGTCCATAGTGATTTTAGAGGTCCTGAATTCAAGGCTGTTTGtgatttatttaacatttcatTTGATGAATcgttaattaataaaaat gaACACATTTATGAATTAAACTTTGATTCATTAAGTGatgtagaaaaaatattatcaagaACAATGTTAGTTAAATATGcaattgaattattttcaagCGCTGACAACTATGATGAATTACacaaaaaaactaaaaagaatttggaagtttttgaaaaatacaATAGTGAAAATCAAACATTTTCAATACGCGTCCGCCCCATTGGTAAAAAAAGAGATCAAAGTTATATTAATGATGTTATAGACACTTTTTTTGAGTATTTACCTTTgcaaaattgtaaaattgaTCTTGTAAACGCTGTTAATTGTTTTACAgtaatagaaaattataatacaaatattaaagattatcaaataaatatgatttattttGGAAGATTTATCAATTTTGGACAAGGACAATTAAagacaaaatataatttaaaagatcgTCCATATATTGGTAATACAACAATGGATCCAGAGTTATCTTTTATACAGGCAAATTTAGTTTTAGGACAAAAAGGTTTTTTAGCAATTGATCCATTTGTTGGTACTGGTGGATTAATTTTACCACTTGCTGAATTTGGTTGTTTGGTTACTGGTAcagaaataaattatcaaattgCACGGTCTATAGGTAAAAGTTCAAGAGTAGGTGAAGGAATATTAACAGAAAAAAATACTCATCGTgcaaattttgaatattatggtacatttgataaatttttatatcattgtCATGCAGATGCAAGTCATCATAATTTGTGGagattacaaaaaaatggAGATGGtatatttgatattattGTTGCAGATCCACCTTATGGTTTACGTGAAAAAGGAAGAAAAATTGGTAAAAAAGATAGAAAAGAACATTGGACACTACCGGGTCAAGTTCATATGGAACATTTTCCAGAAAAAACtaaatatgatattaaaacaatgtatcttgatatattaaatatggCAGCAAGAAATTTAGTTGTCAATGGAAGACTAGCATTTTGGTTTCCGGTATTTCCTGCAGA atatacaATAGACGTCATACCGAATCATCCATGtatgaaattaatatttaattgtgaGCAACCCCTTGGTATAAAGTATTCCAG ACGGTTATTGGTATATGAAAAGATTAAGAATGTCATAAAGGATGAAGCTGCATTTGTAATTCGAGACATGTTTGAGTCTGAGACAGTGAGAGAACGAATCTTTGTTGGTAATTCATAG
- a CDS encoding Cysteine-rich repeat-containing protein, translating to MYFLKYRQLIFIQLFYIISVLSINECYYAWNERILPSSCSRASDCSNPSADCIFSLQVNQHICCAPKENAIFPKCPTGMIIASIGNHNSILCENEHDSDSCPSGYQCKESTTNFDKYEGQSNFVCCQ from the exons AtgtatttcttaaaatatcgTCAACtcatttttattcaattattttatatcatttctGTACTCTCAATAAACGAGTGTTACTATGCATGGAATGAAAGAATATTACCATCTAGTTGTTCTAGAGCTTCTGATTGTAGTAATCCTTCTGCAGATTGTATATTTAGTTTGCAAGTTAATCAACATATATGTTGTGCACCAAAAGAAAATGCCATTTTTCCaa AATGTCCCACTGGTATGATCATTGCTTCAATTGGTAATCATAATTCTATTTTATGTGAAAATGAACATGATTCAGACTCATGTCCTAGTGGCTATCAATGTAAAGAATCAACTACTAATTTTGACAAGTATGAAGGCCAATCAAATTTTGTCTGCTGTCAATAA
- a CDS encoding Kynurenine/alpha-aminoadipate aminotransferase, mitochondrial — protein MSDKLPMAKKSITLFDSMDNTGRYMLNVGAPGPEALREVTDIMKLATEIRLTEELDDGCSLLQYGDPNGDHRCIVALAEFLTNQYKVPVLEKHLVVNAGATSGLFYLLTQMFPEKCTIYVEELTYFIAIKLLSSLKYPLEPVQVECDGINLDHLAEVWERDLSYKASTIQEIGVYTAVLYLIPHFHNPTGAVLAKDKSERLIKLARHYKVLVICDDVYNLLYYSEKVPSRLFEFDKITDSDYHTGTVVSNGTFSKLLSPGLRVGWMELPTLIKEKYWTKSPLLNSGGNLNTYTSGIIAIALEKNWVSRFVEKVKKENGEKMRILVKTCKEKLSKDFKFFHEPTGGYFALLLVPLRIDAKKLIAYLRFEYDIRIHDGSRFFSGINDENNLRTQKLCNSIRISIAYPQINDVREGVELMCEGIKAFENDINYCR, from the exons ATGTCTGACAAATTACCAATGGCAAAAAAGAGTATAACATTGTTTGATTCAATGGATAATACTGGAAGGTATATGCTTAATGTAGGTGCACCTGGACCTGAAGCTTTAAGAGAAGTTACTGATATAATGAAACTTGCAACTGAAATAAGATTA aCAGAGGAACTTGATGATGGATGTTCTTTATTACAATATGGTGATCCTAATGGTGATCATAGGTGTATAGTTGCTTTGGCTGAATTTTTAACAAACCAATATAAAGTACCTGTATTAGAAAAACATCTTGTTGTCAATGCCGGTGCCACATCAggtcttttttatttacttacACAGATGTTTCCCGAAAAATGTACAATATATGTCGAGgaattaacatattttattgcAATAAAGCTTTTATCTTCTTTGAAATATCCGCTTGAACCTGTTCAAGTGGAATGCGATGGCATTAATCTTGATCATCTTGCTGAAGTTTGGGAAAGAGATTTAAGTTATAAAGCATCAACAATACAAGAGATTGGCGTATATACAGCGGTACTTTATTTGATTCCACATTTTCATAATCCAACAGGTGCAGTTCTTGCTAAAg ACAAAAGTGAAAGATTGATTAAATTAGCACGTCATTATAAAGTACTTGTCATTTGCGATGATGTTTACAATCTCCTTTATTATAGTGAAAAAGTTCCATCGCGTCTATTtgaatttgataaaataactGATTCTGATTATCATACGGGAACTGTTGTATCAAATGGTACTTTCTCAAAGTTATTATCTCCAGGATTACGCGTAGGTTGGATGGAATTACCAACATTAatcaaagaaaaatattgGACAAAAAGTCCATTACTAAATTCGGGGGGTAACTTAAATACTTATACAAGCGGGATTATAGCTATTGCATTGGAAAAAAACTGGGTATCAAGATTTGTAGAAAAggttaaaaaagaaaacggTGAAAAAATGAGAATATTAGTAAAAACTTGCAAAGAAAAACTTAGCaaagattttaaattttttcatgaACCAACCGGTGGATATTTTGCCCTTTTACTTGTTCCATTAAGAATAGatgcaaaaaaattaattgctTACCTTCGATTTGAGTATGATATACGAATTCATGATGGATCAAGATTTTTTAGTGGTataaatgatgaaaataatttacgaACACAAAAACTTTGTAATTCTATTCGAATTTCAATTGCATATCCACAGATAAATGATGTTAGAGAAGGTGTTGAATTGATGTGTGAAGGAATTAAAGCAtttgaaaatgatattaattattGTCGATAA
- a CDS encoding Innexin family-containing protein, which produces MIGAILPYMAKIRRSYQSNDIIDRLNYHYTATILVLAAVTLAATQYVGKPIQCWVPPQFTGAWEKYAETYCFIKGSYFLPEESDIDESYSLRETPETKVGYYQWVPLVLAFQAFLFYLPSIIWRTFNFNSGINVKSILNNAALVKKKFDKGSRNTQVLKAVNHMVEALEIQKEVKHNSFTDIIFGKNSGYYLVGLYCFTKFLYVINVFLQFVILNAFLGPQYTFWGYGILQDLINGREWEESGHFPRVTMCDFNVRVLGNIHRWSVQCVLMINMFNEKIFIFMWFWFVLVGFITILSLLWWTLATYITTNQRDYIVKYLRCTGTVGDHISPYEMNIVNGFIRKFLRPDGVFLLRLVQTNGGDLLVGEMITELYQRYKQKISDNHSQAVTDSPNSTNL; this is translated from the exons atgaTCGGAGCTATTTTGCCATATATGGCAAAAATCCGACGATCATATCAGTCAAATGATATAATAGATcgtttaaattatcattatacaGCTACCATATTAGTTTTGGCTGCAGTAACATTAGCTGCTACACAATATGTTGGTAAACCAATTCAATGTTGGGTACCACCACAATTTACAGGTGCATGGGAAAAGTATGCTGAGACATATTGTTTTATCAAAGgatcatattttttaccaGAAGAATCTGATATTGATGAATCTTATTCACTTCGTGAAACCCCTGAAACAAAAGTAGGATACTATCAATGGGTTCCATTAGTTTTAGCTTTTCAAGCATTTCTTTTCTATTTACCATCTATCATTTGGagaacatttaattttaattcag gcataaatgttaaaagtaTACTTAACAATGCAGCTTTAGTAAAGAAAAAGTTTGACAAAGGATCAAGGAATACACAAGTATTAAAAGCAGTTAATCATATGGTTGAAGCACTTGAAATTCAAAAAGAAGTTAAACATAATTCATTTACTGATATAATATTTGGAAAAAATTCTGGTTATTATCTTGTTGGATTATATTGTTTTACCAAATTTCTTTATGTTATTAATGTTTTCCTtcaatttgttattttaaatgctTTTCTTGGACCACAATATACATTTTGGGGATATGGTATTCTTCAAGATTTAATTAATGGTAGAGAATGGGAAGAATCTGGACATTTTCCTCGTGTTACAATGTGTGATTTTAATGTTAGAGTATTAGGTAATATACATAGATGGAGTGTTCAATGTGTATTAATGATTAATAtgtttaatgaaaaaatatttatctttatgtGGTTTTGGTTTGTACTTGTTGGTTTTATAACAATTCTTTCACTTTTATGGTGGACATTAGCTACATACATAACTACAAATCAACGTgattatattgttaaatatttaagatGTACTGGAACGGTTGGAGATCATATAAGTCCATATGAAATGAATATTGTAAATGGTTTTATACGTAAATTTCTTCGTCCTGATGGAGTATTTTTACTTAGATTAGTTCAA acaAATGGTGGAGATTTATTAGTAGGAGAAATGATTACAGAATTATATCAAagatataaacaaaaaatttcaGATAACCATAGTCAAGCCGTTACAGATAGTCCAAATTCAacaaatttgtaa
- a CDS encoding Serine/threonine-protein phosphatase 4 regulatory subunit 2, which produces MGEVNGCVDNEKTIIRRRLSNANAALKIIADDSKDDVLKEEITLHVRDYFGFVSTYGVTVFKWDIVKPSVIYMIEYLYKEVFKKNLAHLGSDEERILLEKDEKIIELKDYIIEKINSFEEAPFTIQRLSEIIFNAGMYKFILPLLNAITKIVSVVTTQTPLGVRITGVNEEEIIDDGIALPTPCLNLKVDELDDDIIMTKRPVTGGIESCFISSDGDGVETDNDNNLDTIDKK; this is translated from the exons ATGCAAATGCtgcattaaaaataatagctGATGATAGTAAa gaTGATGTATTGAAAGAAGAGATAACTTTACATGTTAGAGATTATTTTGGTTTTGTAAGTACTTATGGAGTAACTGTTTTTAAATGGGATATTGTAAAACCATCagtaatatatatgattgaatatttatataaagaagtttttaaaaagaatctTGCACATCTTGGAAGTGATGAAGAAAGAATTTTACTAgaaaaagatgaaaaaataattgaattaaaagattatataatagaaaaaattaatagttttGAGGAGGCACCATTTACAATTCAAAGATTAagtgaaattatttttaatgctggaatgtataaatttattttaccatTATTAAATGCTATTACTAAAATTGTTAGTGTTGTGACAACACAAACTCCTCTTGGTGTTAGAATTACTGGTGTAAATGAAGAGGAAATAATTGATGATGGTATTGCACTTCCAACTCcttgtttaaatttaaaagttgatGAGTTAGATGATGATATTATAATGACAAAACGTCCTGTTACAGGTGGAATCGAAAGTTGTTTTATTTCATCAGATGGGGATGGTGTAGAAActgataatgataataatttagatacaatagataaaaaataa